In a single window of the Elaeis guineensis isolate ETL-2024a chromosome 8, EG11, whole genome shotgun sequence genome:
- the LOC105050762 gene encoding UDP-glucuronate 4-epimerase 1, which translates to MRMLEDELFPSTPGKVKIERAHAINRQFHRCFASTSTMFLWALFLIALTASYLSFQSFVDTSSKYLSASWGGLHWEKQIRVSAEVRRAHGISVLVTGAAGFVGSHVSIALHKRGDGVVGLDNFNSYYDPSLKKARKSLLASHGIFVVEGDINDGRLLSKLFDVVPFTHVMHLAAQAGVRYAIENPASYVHSNIAGLVTLLEACKAADPQPAVVWASSSSVYGLNEKVPFSESDRTDRPASLYAATKKSGEEITHTYNHIYGLSITGLRFFTVYGPWGRPDMAYFSFTRNILQGKPITIYRGKDRVDLARDFTYIDDIVKGCLGSLDTAEKSTGSGGKKRRPAQYRIYNLGNTSPVTVPTLVSILERYLKVKAKRNVVEMPGNGDVPFTHANISLARAELGYKPTTNLETGLKKFVKWYLHYYGYRPRGSKNL; encoded by the coding sequence ATGAGGATGCTGGAGGACGAGTTGTTCCCCTCGACGCCGGGGAAGGTGAAGATCGAGCGGGCCCACGCGATTAATCGGCAGTTCCACCGGTGCTTTGCGTCGACGAGCACCATGTTCCTCTGGGCGCTCTTCCTGATCGCCCTGACGGCGTCGTACCTGAGCTTCCAGAGCTTCGTAGACACTTCGTCCAAGTATCTCTCGGCGTCGTGGGGCGGCCTCCACTGGGAGAAGCAGATCAGGGTGTCCGCCGAGGTCCGGCGGGCGCATGGGATCTCCGTCCTCGTCACCGGCGCCGCCGGCTTCGTTGGTTCTCACGTCTCCATCGCTCTCCACAAGCGCGGCGACGGCGTCGTCGGCCTCGACAACTTCAATTCCTACTACGATCCCTCGTTGAAGAAGGCCAGGAAGTCCCTTTTGGCCTCGCACGGCATCTTCGTCGTCGAGGGCGACATCAACGACGGCCGCCTCCTTTCCAAGCTCTTCGACGTGGTTCCCTTCACCCACGTGATGCACCTGGCCGCCCAGGCTGGGGTGCGGTACGCGATCGAGAACCCGGCGTCCTACGTCCACAGCAACATCGCTGGTCTGGTGACGCTCCTGGAGGCGTGCAAGGCGGCGGACCCCCAGCCGGCGGTCGTGTGGGCCTCCTCCTCGTCGGTGTACGGTCTCAACGAGAAGGTTCCCTTTTCGGAGTCGGACCGCACCGACCGCCCCGCCTCCCTCTACGCCGCCACGAAGAAGTCCGGCGAGGAGATCACCCACACCTACAACCACATCTACGGACTTTCCATCACCGGCCTCCGGTTCTTCACGGTATACGGGCCGTGGGGCCGCCCCGACATGGCCTACTTCTCCTTCACGAGAAATATTCTTCAAGGGAAGCCGATCACGATCTACCGGGGCAAGGATCGCGTCGATCTCGCTCGGGATTTCACCTACATCGATGATATCGTCAAAGGGTGCTTGGGGTCGCTGGACACGGCTGAAAAGAGCACGGGGAGCGGCGGGAAGAAGCGTAGGCCGGCGCAGTACCGGATCTACAACTTGGGGAACACTTCGCCGGTGACTGTGCCGACGCTGGTCTCGATCCTGGAGCGCTACCTCAAGGTGAAGGCGAAGCGGAACGTGGTGGAGATGCCGGGCAATGGCGATGTACCGTTCACCCACGCCAACATCAGCTTGGCTCGAGCCGAGCTCGGCTACAAGCCAACCACCAATCTGGAGACAGGTCTCAAGAAGTTCGTCAAGTGGTACCTCCATTACTACGGCTACCGTCCCCGGGGAAGTAagaatttgtaa